One window of Pseudomonas sp. FP198 genomic DNA carries:
- a CDS encoding Hsp20 family protein, whose product MSTAFSLAPLFRSSVGFDRFNDLFETALRNEPGSSYPPYNVEKHGDDEYRIVIAAAGFREEDLDLQVEKGVLTISGGKREASNDSVTYLHQGIAQRAFKLSFRLADHIEIKSAGLSNGLLSIDLLRVVPEEAKAKRIPINGAQQQAALEN is encoded by the coding sequence ATGAGTACTGCATTTTCGCTGGCCCCTCTGTTCCGTTCCTCGGTGGGCTTCGACCGTTTCAACGACCTGTTCGAAACCGCCCTGCGTAACGAACCGGGCAGCAGCTATCCACCCTACAACGTGGAAAAACATGGCGATGACGAATACCGCATCGTAATCGCCGCCGCCGGGTTCCGCGAAGAGGACCTGGATCTGCAAGTGGAAAAAGGTGTGCTGACCATCAGCGGCGGCAAGCGCGAGGCCAGCAACGACAGCGTGACCTACCTGCACCAGGGCATCGCCCAGCGTGCGTTCAAGCTGTCCTTCCGGTTGGCGGATCATATCGAGATCAAGTCCGCCGGCCTGAGCAACGGTCTGTTGAGCATCGACCTGTTGCGTGTGGTGCCGGAAGAGGCGAAAGCCAAGCGCATCCCGATCAACGGTGCGCAACAGCAAGCCGCGCTGGAAAATTGA
- a CDS encoding tRNA-dihydrouridine synthase, whose translation MQIALAPMEGLVDNILRDVLTRVGGIDWCVTEFIRVNDRLLTPAYFHKLGPELLTGARTAAGVPLRVQLLGSDPVCLAENAALACELGSAVIDLNFGCPAKTVNKSRGGAVLLKEPELLNQIVEHVRRAVPKHIPVTAKMRLGFDSPDGALVCATALAEGGAAHIVVHARTKVDGYKPPAHWEWIPRVQDVVKVPVFANGDIWSVEDWRRCREISGVEDIMLGRGLVSRPDLARQIAAARAGEEVVEMSWAELQPMLQDFWVQVVDQLTPRQAPGRLKQWLAMLTRNYPEAVELFSALRRETDLDAVGRLLGVQRTEAA comes from the coding sequence ATGCAAATTGCCCTGGCGCCCATGGAGGGGTTGGTCGACAACATCCTGCGGGACGTCCTGACCCGTGTTGGCGGTATCGACTGGTGTGTCACCGAATTCATCCGCGTCAACGACCGTCTGCTCACGCCGGCCTATTTTCATAAGCTCGGTCCTGAACTGCTGACCGGTGCCCGGACGGCTGCCGGCGTGCCGTTGCGGGTGCAATTGTTGGGTTCCGATCCGGTGTGCCTGGCGGAGAACGCCGCGCTGGCCTGTGAGCTGGGCTCGGCAGTCATCGACCTGAATTTTGGTTGCCCGGCCAAGACGGTGAACAAATCCCGGGGCGGGGCGGTGTTGCTCAAGGAGCCGGAACTGCTCAACCAGATCGTCGAGCATGTCCGTCGCGCGGTGCCGAAACACATCCCCGTCACCGCCAAGATGCGCCTGGGCTTCGACAGTCCGGACGGCGCGCTGGTCTGCGCCACGGCCCTGGCCGAGGGCGGCGCGGCGCACATCGTCGTGCATGCGCGGACCAAGGTCGATGGCTACAAGCCGCCGGCCCACTGGGAATGGATTCCCCGGGTCCAGGACGTGGTCAAGGTGCCGGTGTTTGCCAACGGCGATATCTGGAGCGTCGAAGACTGGCGTCGTTGCCGGGAAATCAGCGGCGTCGAAGATATCATGCTCGGCCGCGGCCTGGTTTCCCGCCCTGACCTGGCCCGGCAGATCGCCGCCGCCCGGGCCGGCGAGGAGGTGGTCGAGATGTCCTGGGCCGAACTGCAACCGATGCTCCAGGACTTCTGGGTGCAAGTGGTCGACCAACTGACGCCACGCCAGGCGCCCGGTCGGTTGAAACAGTGGCTGGCGATGTTGACCCGCAACTACCCCGAGGCGGTCGAGCTGTTCAGTGCCCTGCGCCGGGAAACCGACCTGGACGCAGTGGGTCGTTTGCTGGGTGTGCAGCGCACGGAAGCGGCCTGA
- a CDS encoding thioesterase family protein — protein sequence MGWDRATPFIIELQVNAEDIDGLGHANNAVYVTWLERCAWRHSQRLGLDLVEYRRLDRAMAVVRHEIDYLAAAYEGDELQLATWIVDWDQRLKMTRHFQLVRPSDNATLLRAQTTFVCIELSTGRPKRMPPEFIEGYAVALNPCGSEPAREGGGTSNSFAS from the coding sequence ATGGGCTGGGATCGGGCAACGCCGTTCATCATTGAGCTTCAGGTGAATGCCGAAGACATCGACGGGCTGGGCCACGCCAATAACGCGGTGTACGTCACCTGGCTGGAACGTTGCGCGTGGCGCCATTCCCAGCGCCTGGGCCTGGACCTGGTGGAGTACCGCCGGCTTGACCGGGCCATGGCGGTGGTACGGCATGAAATCGATTACCTGGCGGCAGCCTATGAAGGCGACGAATTGCAGTTGGCGACCTGGATCGTCGACTGGGATCAGCGGCTGAAAATGACCCGGCATTTTCAACTGGTTCGCCCCAGTGATAACGCCACATTGCTGCGCGCCCAGACCACCTTCGTCTGCATCGAACTGTCCACCGGCAGGCCCAAGCGCATGCCGCCGGAGTTTATCGAGGGCTACGCAGTGGCGCTGAACCCTTGTGGGAGCGAGCCTGCTCGCGAAGGCGGCGGTACATCCAACAGCTTTGCAAGCTGA
- a CDS encoding alpha/beta fold hydrolase, with translation MDRLSWIRGVNGTLGRIAPRLVAKQMRRVFMSPRALPPRDWELPLLASSERITLRFGLSALRWGKGPAVLLMHGWEGRPTQFAALINALVDAGYTVVALDGPAHGRSPGREANVLLFARAMLEAAAELPPLQAVIGHSMGGASAMLAVQLGLRTETLVSIAAPARILGVLRGFARMVGLPPRARSAFIRQVEQDVGMQASKMDVAQYQLDIPGLIVHAEDDTSVSVKESQLIHEAWFDSRLLRLGQGGHQRVLADPRVIDGVLSLLAGRSLQARQSA, from the coding sequence ATGGATAGGTTGAGCTGGATTCGTGGTGTCAATGGCACGCTTGGCCGGATAGCCCCGCGCCTGGTAGCGAAACAGATGCGCAGGGTGTTCATGAGTCCTCGGGCCCTGCCGCCGCGGGACTGGGAGCTGCCATTACTGGCCTCGTCCGAGCGCATCACTTTGCGCTTCGGCCTGTCTGCGTTGCGCTGGGGCAAAGGCCCGGCGGTGCTGCTGATGCACGGCTGGGAAGGGCGCCCGACGCAGTTCGCGGCACTGATCAATGCGCTGGTGGACGCCGGTTATACGGTGGTGGCGCTGGATGGGCCGGCCCATGGTCGCTCGCCGGGTCGCGAGGCCAATGTGCTGCTGTTCGCCAGGGCGATGCTCGAAGCGGCAGCCGAGTTGCCGCCGTTGCAAGCGGTGATCGGCCACTCGATGGGCGGCGCCAGTGCCATGCTGGCGGTTCAGCTTGGGTTGCGGACCGAGACACTGGTCAGCATCGCCGCGCCGGCGCGTATCCTCGGCGTCCTGCGTGGCTTCGCCCGGATGGTGGGTTTGCCACCCAGGGCGCGTTCGGCCTTTATTCGCCAGGTGGAGCAGGACGTCGGTATGCAGGCTTCGAAGATGGATGTCGCGCAATACCAGCTGGATATTCCGGGCTTGATTGTCCACGCCGAGGACGATACGTCGGTATCGGTCAAGGAATCGCAACTGATCCATGAAGCCTGGTTCGACAGCCGCTTGCTGCGCCTGGGTCAGGGCGGGCATCAACGGGTACTGGCCGATCCCCGGGTCATTGATGGTGTGTTATCACTGTTGGCCGGACGCAGCCTGCAGGCGCGGCAATCGGCCTGA
- a CDS encoding TetR/AcrR family transcriptional regulator, whose translation MSDKKAQTRERILKAASDALIQRGPAEPSVGEVMGAAGLTVGGFYAHFESKDALMLEAFKQLLNRRRGLIADMDAELTGEERRALVAAFYLSRKHRDSTEQACPIPASVGELGRLPDAFREVLSEHIELMVAQLAASPEDADKALADIALMVGGLALARALGPGELSDRLLRAAKSAVR comes from the coding sequence ATGAGCGATAAAAAAGCACAAACCCGAGAACGCATTCTCAAGGCCGCCAGCGATGCGCTGATCCAGCGCGGGCCGGCCGAGCCGAGCGTGGGCGAGGTGATGGGTGCGGCCGGGCTGACGGTGGGCGGTTTTTATGCCCACTTCGAAAGCAAGGACGCCTTGATGCTGGAGGCGTTCAAGCAACTGCTCAATCGCCGCCGTGGCTTGATCGCCGACATGGATGCCGAGCTGACAGGCGAAGAGCGGCGCGCGTTGGTCGCGGCGTTCTACCTGTCGCGCAAGCATCGTGATTCCACCGAGCAGGCGTGCCCGATCCCGGCCTCGGTCGGCGAGCTCGGACGACTGCCGGACGCGTTTCGTGAGGTTCTCAGTGAGCATATCGAGCTGATGGTCGCGCAGTTGGCCGCCAGCCCCGAGGATGCGGACAAAGCCCTGGCCGACATCGCCTTGATGGTCGGCGGCCTGGCCCTGGCCCGAGCGTTGGGCCCGGGCGAGTTATCGGATCGTTTGCTGCGCGCCGCCAAGTCGGCGGTGCGCTGA
- the gltX gene encoding glutamate--tRNA ligase, whose translation MTTVRTRIAPSPTGDPHVGTAYIALFNYCFAKQHGGEFILRIEDTDQLRSTRESEQQIFDALRWLGIDWSEGPDVGGPHGPYRQSERGEIYKQYCQQLVDMGHAFPCFCTAEELDQMRAEQIARGETPRYDGRALLLSKEEVDRRLAAGEPHVIRMKVPSEGVCVVPDMLRGDVEIPWDRMDMQVLMKTDGLPTYFLANVVDDHLMGITHVLRGEEWLPSAPKLILLYEYFGWEQPQLCYMPLLRNPDKSKLSKRKNPTSVTFYERMGFMPEAMLNYLGRMGWSMPDEREKFSLEEMVEHFDLSRVSLGGPIFDVEKLSWLNGQWLRDLPVEEFAARVQKWAFNPEYMMKIAPHVQGRVETFSQIAPLAGFFFASGVTPDVKLFESKKLSGDQVRQLMQLILWKLESLRQWEKDSITATIQAVVEHLELKLRDAMPLMFAAITGQASSVSVLDAMEILGPDLTRFRLRQAIDLLGGVSKKENKEWEKLLGAIA comes from the coding sequence ATGACCACCGTCCGTACCCGCATCGCGCCTTCGCCTACTGGCGATCCCCATGTCGGCACCGCTTACATCGCCTTGTTCAACTATTGCTTTGCCAAGCAGCACGGCGGTGAGTTCATCCTGCGGATCGAGGACACCGATCAGCTGCGTTCGACCCGCGAGTCGGAACAGCAGATCTTCGACGCCCTGCGCTGGCTCGGTATCGACTGGAGCGAAGGTCCTGACGTCGGCGGGCCACACGGTCCGTACCGCCAGAGCGAGCGTGGCGAGATCTACAAGCAGTACTGCCAGCAACTGGTGGACATGGGCCACGCGTTTCCTTGCTTCTGCACCGCCGAAGAACTGGACCAGATGCGCGCCGAGCAGATCGCCCGGGGCGAGACGCCGCGCTACGACGGCCGTGCGCTGCTGCTGTCGAAAGAAGAAGTCGACCGTCGCCTGGCCGCGGGCGAGCCTCATGTGATCCGCATGAAGGTGCCGAGCGAGGGCGTCTGCGTGGTGCCGGACATGTTGCGTGGCGACGTCGAGATCCCGTGGGATCGGATGGACATGCAAGTGCTGATGAAGACCGACGGCCTGCCGACGTACTTCCTCGCCAACGTGGTCGACGACCATCTGATGGGCATCACCCATGTGCTGCGCGGCGAAGAATGGCTGCCCTCGGCACCGAAACTGATCCTGCTCTACGAATACTTCGGCTGGGAGCAACCGCAGTTGTGCTACATGCCGCTGCTGCGTAACCCGGACAAGAGCAAGCTGTCCAAGCGCAAGAACCCGACCTCGGTGACCTTCTACGAGCGCATGGGCTTCATGCCCGAGGCGATGCTCAACTACCTGGGCCGCATGGGCTGGTCGATGCCGGACGAGCGCGAGAAGTTCTCGCTGGAGGAGATGGTCGAGCACTTCGACCTGTCCCGCGTCTCCCTGGGCGGGCCGATCTTCGACGTCGAGAAGCTGTCCTGGCTCAACGGCCAGTGGCTGCGCGACCTGCCGGTGGAAGAGTTTGCCGCGCGGGTGCAGAAGTGGGCGTTCAACCCCGAGTACATGATGAAGATCGCCCCGCACGTGCAGGGCAGGGTAGAAACCTTCAGCCAGATCGCGCCATTGGCCGGGTTCTTTTTTGCCAGCGGCGTGACCCCGGATGTGAAGCTGTTCGAATCGAAGAAACTCTCCGGCGATCAGGTGCGGCAGTTGATGCAATTGATCCTGTGGAAACTGGAAAGCCTGCGCCAGTGGGAAAAGGACAGCATTACCGCGACCATCCAGGCGGTGGTTGAACACCTGGAACTGAAATTGCGCGATGCGATGCCGCTGATGTTCGCCGCCATCACCGGCCAGGCGAGCTCGGTGTCGGTGCTCGATGCGATGGAAATCCTCGGGCCGGACCTGACCCGTTTCCGTCTGCGCCAGGCCATTGATCTGCTCGGTGGCGTGTCGAAGAAGGAGAACAAGGAGTGGGAAAAACTGCTGGGCGCGATTGCCTGA
- the uvrB gene encoding excinuclease ABC subunit UvrB: MSEFQLVTRFQPAGDQPEAIRLMVEGIEAGLAHQTLLGVTGSGKTFSIANVIAQVQRPTLVLAPNKTLAAQLYGEFKAFFPNNAVEYFVSYYDYYQPEAYVPSSDTFIEKDASINDHIEQMRLSATKALLERKDAIIVTTVSCIYGLGSPETYLKMVLHVDRGDKLDQRALLRRLADLQYTRNDMDFARATFRVRGDVIDIYPAESDLEAIRIELFDDEVESISAFDPLTGEVIRKLPRFTFYPKSHYVTPRETLLGAIEGIKAELQERLEYLRSNNKLVEAQRLEQRTRFDLEMILELGYCNGIENYSRYLSGRPAGAPPPTLYDYLPADALLVIDESHVSVPQVGAMYKGDRSRKETLVEYGFRLPSALDNRPMRFDEWESVSPQTIFVSATPGNYEAEHAGRVVEQVVRPTGLVDPQVEVRPALTQVDDLLSEITKRVAVEERVLVTTLTKRMAEDLTDYLADHGVRVRYLHSDIDTVERVEIIRDLRLGTFDVLVGINLLREGLDMPEVSLVAILDADKEGFLRSERSLIQTIGRAARNLNGRAILYADRITGSMERAIGETERRRDKQIAFNLANGITPKGVFKDVADIMEGATVPGSRSKKRKGMAKAAEESARYEAELRSPSEIAKRIRQLEEKMYQLARDLEFEAAAQLRDEIGKLRERLLTV, encoded by the coding sequence ATGTCTGAATTCCAGCTAGTCACTCGCTTCCAGCCCGCCGGCGACCAGCCGGAAGCCATCCGCCTGATGGTGGAAGGCATCGAGGCCGGGCTGGCGCACCAGACCTTGCTCGGTGTGACCGGCTCGGGCAAGACCTTCAGTATCGCCAACGTGATTGCCCAGGTGCAGCGGCCGACCCTGGTGCTGGCGCCGAACAAGACCCTGGCGGCGCAGTTGTATGGCGAGTTCAAGGCGTTTTTCCCGAACAACGCCGTCGAGTATTTCGTCTCCTACTACGACTATTACCAGCCCGAGGCTTATGTGCCTTCGTCGGACACCTTCATCGAGAAGGACGCCTCGATCAACGACCACATCGAACAGATGCGGCTGTCGGCGACCAAGGCGTTGCTCGAGCGCAAGGACGCGATCATTGTCACCACGGTGTCGTGCATCTACGGTCTGGGCAGCCCGGAAACCTATCTGAAAATGGTCCTGCACGTGGACCGTGGCGACAAACTCGACCAGCGCGCCTTGCTCCGGCGCCTGGCGGACTTGCAATACACCCGCAACGATATGGACTTCGCCCGGGCCACGTTCCGGGTGCGCGGCGACGTGATCGACATCTATCCGGCCGAATCGGACCTGGAAGCGATTCGTATCGAGCTGTTCGATGACGAAGTGGAGAGCATCTCGGCGTTCGATCCACTGACCGGCGAGGTGATCCGCAAGCTGCCACGCTTCACCTTTTATCCCAAGAGCCACTATGTGACACCACGGGAAACCCTGCTGGGCGCCATCGAGGGCATCAAGGCCGAGTTGCAGGAACGCCTGGAATACCTGCGTTCGAACAACAAACTGGTGGAAGCCCAACGTCTGGAGCAGCGGACCCGGTTCGATCTGGAAATGATCCTGGAGCTGGGCTACTGCAACGGCATCGAGAACTACTCGCGCTACCTGTCGGGCCGTCCGGCGGGTGCACCGCCGCCCACGTTGTATGACTATTTGCCGGCCGATGCCCTGCTGGTGATCGACGAATCCCACGTCAGCGTGCCTCAGGTCGGCGCCATGTACAAAGGCGACCGTTCGCGCAAGGAAACCCTGGTGGAATATGGCTTCCGCCTGCCCTCGGCGCTGGATAACCGGCCGATGCGCTTCGACGAATGGGAAAGCGTGAGCCCGCAGACGATTTTCGTCTCGGCCACGCCCGGCAACTACGAAGCCGAGCATGCCGGGCGGGTGGTCGAGCAAGTGGTGCGGCCGACCGGGCTGGTGGACCCGCAGGTGGAGGTGCGCCCGGCGCTGACTCAGGTCGATGACCTGCTCTCGGAGATCACCAAGCGCGTGGCGGTGGAGGAGCGGGTGCTGGTGACCACGCTGACCAAGCGCATGGCCGAAGACCTCACCGACTACCTCGCCGACCACGGCGTGCGGGTGCGTTACCTGCACTCGGACATCGACACGGTGGAGCGGGTCGAGATCATCCGCGACCTGCGCCTGGGCACCTTCGATGTGCTGGTGGGGATCAACCTGCTGCGCGAAGGCCTGGACATGCCCGAGGTATCGCTGGTGGCGATTCTCGACGCGGACAAGGAAGGTTTCCTGCGCTCCGAGCGCTCGTTGATCCAGACCATCGGTCGCGCCGCGCGTAACCTCAACGGCCGGGCGATCCTGTATGCCGATCGCATCACCGGCTCGATGGAGCGCGCCATCGGCGAGACCGAACGCCGTCGCGACAAGCAGATCGCTTTCAACCTGGCCAATGGCATCACGCCCAAGGGCGTGTTCAAGGATGTCGCCGACATCATGGAAGGCGCCACCGTGCCCGGTTCGCGCAGCAAGAAGCGCAAGGGCATGGCCAAGGCCGCCGAAGAGAGCGCCCGCTACGAGGCCGAACTGCGCTCACCGAGCGAAATCGCCAAGCGTATCCGGCAGTTGGAAGAGAAGATGTACCAGCTCGCCCGGGACCTGGAGTTCGAGGCGGCCGCGCAGTTGCGTGACGAGATTGGCAAGCTGCGTGAGCGGTTGCTGACTGTCTGA